A DNA window from Chryseobacterium sp. MEBOG06 contains the following coding sequences:
- the purH gene encoding bifunctional phosphoribosylaminoimidazolecarboxamide formyltransferase/IMP cyclohydrolase — MSKKRVLISVSDKSGLIEFAQFLEAQNYELISTGGTFKHLKDAGLNPIQIDEVTNFPEMLDGRVKTLHPKVHGGLLAVRTNEEHMRIVQEHGIGLIDMVIVNLYPFFENVNKNISLHEKVEFIDIGGPSMLRSAAKNFDSVTVITDVEDYTTVRLEMEQNGDSYIETRKKLAGKVFNLTSAYDAAISRMLLDEEYPAYLNASYKKVSDLRYGENPHQTAAYYVSTFENGAMKDFEQLGGKELSFNNLRDMDLCWKVVTEFKEEMACCAVKHSTPCGVAIGTSALETYQKTFECDPVSIFGGIVAMNYKIDAATAEELNKTFLEIVMAPEFDEEALEVLRKKKNLRIIKIVNPVSDKQTWVKVDGGILVQDNDTHFSDDIKVVTEVQPTEEQKKALLFSQRVVKYVKSNAIVVSNGIQAFGIGGGQVNRIWATQQAIERAKEKFSGDLVLASDAFFPFRDVVDFCAQEGIKAIIQPGGSVKDQDSVEAANEHGIPMMFTGVRHFFH; from the coding sequence ATGAGTAAAAAGAGAGTTTTAATCAGTGTTTCTGACAAAAGTGGATTAATAGAATTCGCGCAGTTTTTGGAAGCTCAGAATTATGAGTTGATCTCTACAGGAGGAACGTTCAAACATTTGAAAGACGCTGGTTTAAATCCTATTCAGATTGATGAGGTAACCAATTTCCCTGAAATGCTGGACGGAAGAGTGAAAACTTTGCACCCTAAAGTTCACGGAGGACTTTTAGCTGTTCGTACCAACGAAGAGCACATGAGAATTGTTCAGGAACACGGAATTGGCCTGATTGACATGGTTATCGTAAACCTTTATCCTTTCTTTGAAAATGTAAATAAAAACATTTCCTTACATGAAAAGGTGGAGTTTATTGATATCGGTGGTCCGTCAATGCTTCGTTCTGCAGCCAAAAACTTTGACTCTGTTACCGTAATTACCGATGTAGAAGATTATACAACAGTAAGACTGGAAATGGAGCAAAACGGTGACAGCTATATAGAAACCCGTAAAAAGCTTGCAGGAAAAGTATTCAACCTTACCTCTGCTTATGATGCTGCTATTTCAAGAATGCTTTTAGATGAGGAGTACCCTGCTTACCTAAACGCTTCATACAAAAAAGTTTCTGACCTGAGATACGGTGAAAATCCACATCAGACAGCTGCTTATTATGTGTCCACCTTCGAAAACGGTGCAATGAAAGATTTCGAACAGCTTGGAGGTAAAGAACTTTCTTTCAACAACCTTCGTGATATGGACCTTTGCTGGAAAGTAGTTACGGAGTTCAAAGAAGAAATGGCTTGCTGTGCAGTGAAACATTCTACCCCTTGTGGCGTAGCAATAGGAACTTCAGCATTGGAAACTTATCAGAAAACATTCGAATGTGATCCTGTTTCTATCTTTGGCGGAATTGTTGCTATGAACTATAAAATAGATGCTGCAACAGCTGAAGAATTAAACAAAACATTCCTTGAAATTGTAATGGCTCCTGAATTTGATGAAGAAGCTCTTGAAGTTTTAAGAAAAAAGAAAAATCTAAGAATCATCAAAATCGTAAATCCTGTTTCTGATAAACAAACATGGGTGAAAGTGGATGGCGGTATCTTGGTTCAGGATAACGATACTCACTTCTCTGATGATATTAAGGTGGTTACAGAAGTACAGCCTACAGAAGAGCAGAAGAAAGCATTACTGTTCTCTCAGAGAGTGGTAAAATATGTGAAATCAAATGCAATTGTAGTTTCTAACGGAATTCAGGCATTCGGTATCGGTGGAGGACAGGTAAACAGAATCTGGGCAACACAACAGGCTATTGAAAGAGCAAAAGAAAAATTCTCCGGAGACCTGGTATTGGCTTCAGATGCATTTTTCCCTTTCCGTGATGTGGTAGATTTCTGCGCTCAGGAGGGTATCAAGGCTATTATTCAGCCAGGTGGAAGTGTAAAAGATCAGGATAGTGT